The DNA sequence tataatatgtaagaaatgtagtaaaaataattcatggattcgacactttttttatttctttcttttctgatTTTACTTCTAACAAAAAccctctttttatttatttatttcccaCCAGTTACAACTTAGAAATTATTAATAACGAATCTAGAAATTTTGAGTTGTgggacaatatatatatatatatatatatatcgaatGAGAGatcaatttcttctttttcgatcataaataataaatgtaatttttatatattgaaatttaaataataaataaataatttttaattattatgaatacaattattgaaatttaatttaaaggtgaagataaaagaaggtagattgaaaattatagataattaaaaattcaaatatcatatatatatatatatatatatatatatatagatggaataatgataattttaaatgaatgagataattttttttgttaattacaagtataatatgtaaaatacacatataaaaagaaaaaataatatattataaatgtttagcTGAGAAAATAAAGAGAGTGAGACTATAAGTAATTTATGGGGgcaatatttatattatgaatagatttgttttattatattttaaattatttaaataattgataattatatatatatatatatatatatatatatatatatatatatatatatatatatatatatatttcataaataaaaactataatgtTAGATGGGTAATTGTCCCCATAGTGATAAACTTGAATCCGTCTCTGGAAATGAGATGCACCTAGCTAGCTATAACCCTTTAGCCTAACCGGCATAATTAACTTGCATGGCTAGAACATCATCCCACTTGGAGTTTCTAGTTAAATGCAAACCTCTTTTTCCCTGTGACAATCTTGGAGCAGCTTTTGCCCAAGTCATAATCGTGTTTTACATAACAAAATTGAACATTAATTAAGTAAACCTCATATATTCTACCAAATGTAGTCTCCAAAATGTCATTAAATAGTCTcttgtaattatatatatgaaatattttagttctccaataattttagttaatatttttatgaaccAGATTAAGttgctaatataatttttttaaagactaaattgctacatatttattttttaaggattaatCTTGAGAAACTTATATTATTTAGATCGTCTCCGTTTTAgcatctctctctttcttctttttgtttttttttatttatttatttactttttacacATCTTAATTAAAGAGGTTCTACCATTAATATTACACATCactagtttttactttttacaatACTTGAGCAACTCTACTGTTCAACCcaataattttaagatatatatttACTAAATCGGTCTCACAAGTATTCCCATGCATTCTTACATTTTATCTCAGTAATGTTCATCAGGTTACTAGTATTATAATAcaattcagaagaaaaaaaaaaagataacaacCGGTTCTTTATATTTAAGCACCTTCTGTTTGAAAAGTGCTTAATAAGCGAGCACAAGCTCCAAGAACAAAATCTTATTTAGCATTGGTgcttaattaataagaaaagtgAATATTGCAACCATATCCAGtacaaaaatgtatatatatatatatatatatatatatatatatatatatatatatatataaacatcttCTCCAAGTGTCTTATATTTTAACTACTGACCAGTTGGCTGCAGCATTCAATAACATTTTTGAAGACAAATAGACTCGTTTTTCCTAAGCAAAATGTAAATCCGCAATATTGGGACCCGAATATTTCACGTGTCGTGTTAAAGGTTAGTCAAACAGTAATATGAACAACTACAAAATCACTGCTCAAACATGTGTCTAGAGTCTAGACCAAGTCTTATCTCATTAATCatcttaatattatatatttctctttattgttttatattacaATATTGTATACAATATTTCATAAATAACCTATGTATATATTTGAATTATcatataaaaggaaattaaaaagtcatcatcacatgtttactATTAATTTAACTGAAACATATTGCTAATATAAATAGCTTGTACACTCTCATCAaatgataaaatgttttataattaattttttttatataataatcactttaaaaatcatatagaagataaatattaattaattaatttaataaaaatatttacatcagTATCTCACAATTAAATTCACTATTATTCacataatatttataacatacAGAAtacaatcaataataataagcataagCCAAAATAATTGACCagaaatttatctttaaaatttaacaaaagttAACAAACCTTATATAATCAATTAGAACAAATTAATGTACATCTACATTAAATTctatcttaacaaaaaaaaattaactactgTTTCAGCATAATTTGTACAGAATTAAATGAAAACTATGTGCATGACCTTTCACCAAAACTAGTTGAGGACCATACATCAAAATAATTGGATGATCAAAACATAGCATAACCAATTGCAGCATTTAAATCCATCTCATTGAAGCCTCTTCTTACTTCAGACAAGCCTCTCCTTGCCACTTCAAACTCTCCTTCAGCAGCAGCAAGTTCCCCCCTGAGCCGCTTCATCTTAATCTCCAAAGCAACCACCTTGTCCTTCAGCTTCTTCAATTGGTTTGCTCTTTCCATATATGCCCTCGAACCCAATGCTAATTGAACATATGGCTCCAGCCAAGCCAGGTCAAACCCTGAGGACTTCACAAGTTCCTTCCACAAGCCATGAAGGTACTTTATGTCCTCTTCATTGATGTCTTTAACCCTTTTGGTCTTGAGAAAATGCAAAACATGGCCCAAAGAAGTAAAGGCCCATTGTCTAAACCTTCTAGTCCTTTCCCTTTGGCACTTTATCAGATTAGGGTGCCATATGCAAACCTCTTCCAAGAGTGGAATGAATGCTTGTTCTTCTGCTCCTAAACTCTCAAAATCTATGAGTTCTCTTAGTGTCAAATTGTTTGAGCCTTGAATTTCACCTTCTGCTGCAGTACTAGATCCTGAGGTTCTTGGACTAATGGTGTCCCTATCATCTGAGGATGATTCTTCTGTTGCTTGATCACAAGAGTCATGGATGGGAGAACTATTTGGGTGGACTTGAATCTTAGGTGCTAAATCGGAGACACATATGTGTGCTTCGATTATGCATGTGTTCCTCACAAGATACCCTTGTTTTGGGTTATTGAAATCAGTaagattcaagaaaaatgaACCCCAGCAACGATATCCTCCATTGAACTTTTGTTGTGTCTCTGGAAATCACAAATATACATGATCAAGAATCAGATTTAAATTTAACACAGATACAACTATAATTAGAAGGCAACAAAATCTCAAAATAGAACACACAAACTTAACTATTGAAAGGTTTAGATACAAGCTAGAAGAACTTTTGAGAGtttcttttctaaaaatataaaatttttttcaGGAAAGAAAGTCTCAAAACTCTTCTAACCTCGCATTCTAACAGGTTCTAGCTATGaacttaaaagagaaaaattaagaattggAGGTATATATAATATACCTTTAGCTATAGACTTATTCCTATCCACCTGATTTATTAGAGCTAACTTGAAAAAAGTGTTTCTGCTCCATCCGTACGGCGGTAAAGAATCAGCAACCATCAAATACACTGAAAAGTGATTCACATCCCTCCTCAGTGGATACACAAGGAGCCTCCTGTGATATATGATCATGAAGACCCCAcgattaattcataaaaattctCCAAATTAAGCTCATTGATCTCTCCTCgtcatgtatatttaatttctcttatCATAGCACatgagaaaaaaagtaaaatataaggttcaatttttctttttctgcaaAAAGGTAAGGAAGTCACTATATAATCTAAACTTTTTAACTATTGGCAATTATTGAAGCCTTATTTCCACTTTTGTTAAGCATATGTAATCTGGGAAtctgaaaataaacaaaaatctgAATCACTTTGACGTACCATGTACAACCCCGGATTTTGAAAGGCTTGGAGCGCAAtttcatgagatttttttttgagaaatccTCAATTTTCCATGAGAATTTCTCAAAATCAACACCTGTTGTCAATTCATTCACCATTCCGGTATGTACATCTGGCGCTAGCTGTGAttagaaaccaaaaaaaatgaaagaaattatttatcttataagatagaaaacaaaataacaagaacaTATGTAATATTGGAAATTAATTAAAGTCCCAGAAGTTGATATATACGTACAAAGATCCTCTAATGCTTCGTTGGCCCCGGCGCGTAGAAGAGAGAAACTAAAGGCTCACAATCATGAATTCTATTTAGTACATGGAGAGAAAAAAGATAgcaggagagagagaaagaaaaataatagtgaATGCCagagaaataaatgaataatggCACTATAGTCAAGTCAACTAGGTTCGTTTGGTGTAAGGAAGTATTTTAATAATGTAAAGAAATTTCAAACTGGCAACAGTTATAGGAAACTGGACTGGAGGAGGCAATATCTTTAAGGTACAAAtgaaatttcaaggaaagaacATGGGCAGATTTAATTTGGAGGTTGATTAATTAGTAGAGGTTACTTACAACAATAGTCCTCCAAGgcttatttttctccttttaaaatagttacataattttatactttatttgtCAGAATGAACCATAGAAGAGAGAAGATAATATATTGTTAATAAATACCGAGGCTTTTAATTAGCgctatttttgaataaaataaaataaaatcattaaacgGTTTTTTACATTAATAGGTATTCTTATTCTATGTGAGAGACAATATATTATGTTTAAGTAGACTATTATAAgcgaaaaaaatttaatttagatatttatttacacagttgtatatttaaaatttgaatacgAAAACAGGAAAGAACTAGGTTATCTCAAATAGGGACGGTAACCCCCTGACTTACAAGATGTTCTTAACATACGAATTAAtgcattaatataatatatgttcCGTAAATTTCCAAGATGTCGTCCCCCTCCCCCTTACTCATGTCTCCATGATTGTTCATGTTTGCCGCCCCCTCCCCCTTAGTGCACTCCCTttgtgtttaaaaaaatcaataatattaatatactctaatagtttattttatattatgtctaatcaaaactcaaaaatatatgaaatatataataagttctatctattaaaaatatttagcatAAGTAGGAAGATGACTTAGTAATGCTATTAAATattgtatttctttttctagATGGTGTTTGTAATGAGTCTTCTTTTAAatacttattatattatttttcttgtattgGAATTTAGTTTTgctttttatagttttatttattgttatataaggatttataatagttaaaattagtagataatttaatttttataatgtagTTAAGGTaggacaatttaaaaaaaaaaatcttcgtTCTTTAAGAATAAAGaagtcaatattttttatatattttagcttcctcttatattataaaatttaaaaaatttaccacAAACTTATAAACTTGATAAATgaacttttaagaaaaaagaagtaaataattttgatttattgatatttttacttttataagatatttaatatattatttattattaaactaaattttagaCAACCATTAATAGTAAAAATTAGTATATGttatattctttaaatttttgctcCCTTGATAATTTTTTCTGGTTCCGCCGTGCTCGAAGATGAAACAATCCCACAAATTGATCCACTCATTCGATGTTATAAAATACCAGCTGAATTGCTTTCAAAAAGCTAACTAATATGATCTAATCTAACGAATAAGATTAAATAAGTTTGTGTGTCGCCTAAGcattatgaaattttaaaacgaGGTCAAAACATATGTCGGCAACAGAACACCTTTACAAGCTTGCATCTTAATTTAGAATTCCTCTATAATAAAGTTTATTACATCaatccttttcattttttggtggtAAGGACGGCTTTAGCCCATCAATCCTTTTTCTATATCTATCATATTAATGATCCGGGCTCCTTTGAATATTTTACAGGAAAGATTCTATTTCACCTGTAATCCGATTTCGTAATCCCGTGATGTGACcgttttatttcatataaattaattcCTTCTTTTATATTGGCACATACAAGAGTTGGGTTAGCGTTTTTTTTCTTGTACAAAAGTAAATTAAACCATTTTCACCAGTTTAGCGGCTTTCGCCACCTTCTTCTACCTCTACAATATCCCACCACTGCCACAATGCCCCCTCCACGTGTCACCTCAGGGCGTCGGACATCCTCCTCTGTCATGTTGCCTCTTTTTACCGTCATGTCACCCACCACCCATCCACCATGCACTACATTATTGTCGTCGTACATTCAAATAACcctctaatttt is a window from the Glycine max cultivar Williams 82 chromosome 2, Glycine_max_v4.0, whole genome shotgun sequence genome containing:
- the LOC100797919 gene encoding MATH domain and coiled-coil domain-containing protein At3g58270 → MVNELTTGVDFEKFSWKIEDFSKKNLMKLRSKPFKIRGCTWRLLVYPLRRDVNHFSVYLMVADSLPPYGWSRNTFFKLALINQVDRNKSIAKETQQKFNGGYRCWGSFFLNLTDFNNPKQGYLVRNTCIIEAHICVSDLAPKIQVHPNSSPIHDSCDQATEESSSDDRDTISPRTSGSSTAAEGEIQGSNNLTLRELIDFESLGAEEQAFIPLLEEVCIWHPNLIKCQRERTRRFRQWAFTSLGHVLHFLKTKRVKDINEEDIKYLHGLWKELVKSSGFDLAWLEPYVQLALGSRAYMERANQLKKLKDKVVALEIKMKRLRGELAAAEGEFEVARRGLSEVRRGFNEMDLNAAIGYAMF